One Fusobacterium russii ATCC 25533 genomic region harbors:
- the ctlX gene encoding citrulline utilization hydrolase CtlX, with the protein MKKFKTDKILMVRPICFGYNEETAINNYYQKNSNKSAFEIQKQALNEFDNMVEKLQNLGLNVKVLQDTKTPYTPDSIFPNNWFSTHSENTVILYPMFAKNRRLERREEIYDFFENTNELKILDYSNLENENIFLEGTGSLVLDRKNKKAYCSLSERANEKLLDIFCEDMNFKKIAFHSYQTVNSERKAIYHTNVMMAIAENYAIVCADAIDDIKERELVLKELEKDKKEIILISEKQVENFLGNAIELINRDNISILVMSARAFKTLSLEQKNIIEKYSVILPVDVSTIEEHGGGSARCMIAELYI; encoded by the coding sequence ATGAAAAAATTTAAAACTGATAAAATTTTGATGGTCAGACCTATTTGTTTTGGTTATAACGAGGAAACTGCAATAAATAATTATTACCAAAAAAACTCTAATAAGTCTGCATTTGAAATTCAAAAACAAGCTCTTAATGAATTTGATAACATGGTTGAGAAATTACAAAATTTAGGACTAAATGTAAAAGTTTTACAAGATACGAAAACTCCTTACACTCCTGACAGTATTTTCCCAAATAACTGGTTCTCAACACATTCTGAGAATACTGTAATTCTCTATCCGATGTTTGCTAAGAATAGAAGATTAGAAAGGCGTGAGGAAATATATGATTTTTTTGAAAATACCAATGAATTAAAAATATTAGACTATTCAAACTTAGAGAATGAAAATATTTTTCTTGAAGGAACAGGTTCACTGGTGCTGGATAGAAAGAATAAAAAAGCTTATTGCTCTTTATCAGAAAGGGCAAATGAAAAACTTTTAGATATTTTTTGTGAGGATATGAATTTTAAAAAAATCGCTTTTCACTCTTATCAGACAGTAAATTCAGAAAGAAAGGCTATTTATCATACAAATGTTATGATGGCAATTGCAGAAAATTATGCTATTGTTTGTGCTGATGCCATAGATGATATTAAAGAGAGAGAGCTAGTTTTAAAAGAATTAGAAAAAGATAAGAAAGAAATTATTCTTATTTCTGAAAAACAAGTAGAAAATTTTTTAGGTAATGCAATCGAACTAATAAATAGAGATAACATAAGCATTCTCGTTATGTCAGCTAGAGCTTTTAAAACTTTAAGTCTTGAACAAAAAAATATCATTGAAAAATATAGTGTAATTCTTCCTGTTGATGTTAGCACAATAGAAGAACATGGTGGTGGTTCTGCTAGATGTATGATAGCAGAATTATATATTTAA
- the hpf gene encoding ribosome hibernation-promoting factor, HPF/YfiA family, whose product MKLFIKGRQITLTDSIKKYAEEKILKIERFNDSIIKVDVTLSAGKLKSGNAHVAEILVYLSGSTLKYRATEQDLYAAIDKAVDGIEPQLKKHKDKHIRAKVQDDSAKKYYSLNNDENFETEEKKLVKVYLPIKPMDISEAILQLESLNKVFFAFTNVETGKMAVVYKRKDGDYGFIEE is encoded by the coding sequence ATGAAACTATTTATTAAAGGAAGACAAATTACTTTAACTGATTCAATTAAAAAGTATGCTGAAGAAAAGATTTTAAAAATTGAAAGATTTAATGATTCAATTATTAAAGTAGATGTTACTTTATCAGCTGGAAAATTAAAATCTGGAAATGCACATGTAGCTGAAATCTTAGTATATTTGAGTGGAAGTACTTTAAAATATAGAGCAACAGAACAAGATTTGTATGCTGCTATAGACAAAGCAGTTGATGGAATAGAGCCACAACTAAAAAAACATAAAGATAAGCATATTCGTGCTAAAGTTCAAGATGATAGTGCAAAAAAATATTATTCATTAAATAATGATGAAAATTTTGAAACAGAAGAAAAAAAATTAGTAAAAGTTTATTTGCCAATAAAACCGATGGATATTTCTGAAGCTATTTTACAACTTGAAAGTTTAAATAAGGTTTTCTTTGCTTTTACAAATGTAGAAACTGGTAAAATGGCAGTAGTATATAAAAGAAAAGATGGAGATTATGGTTTTATAGAAGAATAG